CCAGATGCCCAGCTGATCCACTGCAGCGGCACGGAAAGTATCTCCGGCCCCGAGCACCACTTTTTTACCTTGTTTTTTAAACTGGTGGGCCAGTTTTCCGATGGTGGTGGTTTTTCCGACTCCATTTACCCCAACGACTAGAATAATAGCCGGTAAATCGGTAGTTGGCAAGGTAAAATCTTCCAGGTCGGAGGTATTGTTCTCGGCTAAAAGGGTAACGATTTCATCACGGAGAATTTCGGTAAGTTCTGAAGTACCCAGGTATTTATCCCTGGCCACGCGTTCTTCGATGCGTTCAATGATTTTGACGGTGGTTTCCAGGCCGACATCAGAGGTAATAAGCACATTTTCCAACTCGTCGAGCACTTCTACATCAATGGTGGATTTACCCGCAACTGCTTTTGACAATTTCCCCAGGAAAGAAGTTTTGGTTTTCTCCAGGCCTTTTTCGAGGTCTTCTTTTTTTTCCTTATTAAAAAACTTACCCAAAAAACTCATATTCAATTGACTGTTTACAAAAATTCACCATAGACAAAGAGGCTTTCCTTGAAACAAGAAAAGCCTCTTTGGGTTTCATTCTTCATGAAAAGAAAGCAATTATTTTTTAGTGAGGAAGTCTTTCACTTCATCTTTGTGTACCATTACTTCTTTGTAAGAGTATTTTCCGGTTTTTTCATCCTTAACGCTCTTAACAACTTTAACGAAGTCACGGCCTGAATTGGCGTTTGCTTTACGATCTGCTACTCTCGCGTTCTTTGATACTTTAGCCATGTCTGATTATATTTTTAATTGATAAAGAAATTTTATGCCTATAAAACTACACAATTTATGCAATAGTTCAAATAAGCCTTATTTAATTTCTCTGTGAACGGTTACTCTTTTCAGGATCGCATTGAATTTTTTCAACTCCATTCTGTCAGGAGTATTCTTACGATTTTTTTGAGTCACATAACGTGAAGTTCCAGGCATACCTGAAGTTTTATGTTCTGTACACTCTAAAATAATCTGCTGACGATTTCCTTTGCTCTTCTTAGCCATTATACTTTAGATTGATTATTTTACAATTTAACGCCGGTTTCGACACCTTTGCGTTCTAATTTTTTTATGTAAGCGAAAACGCCCAGCTTATTGATATTACGCATTGCTTTAGCGCTCAATTTGAGGGTAATCCATTCTCCCGTTTCAGGAACGAAATAACGCTTCTTCTGAATGTTAGGAAGAAAACGACGCTTAGTTTTTCTATTCGAGTGAGAAACGTTATTTCCGGTAATCGGGCGTTTCCCTGTTAATTGACAAACCTTTGACATGATTGCTTATTAAAGTTATTTCCTTTGAATAATGGTGACTCCGGCAGGATTCGAACCTGCAACCTCCTGATCCGTAGTCAGGGACTCTATCCAGTTAAGCTACGGAGCCTGTTGATTTTCAATGAATTATGTAATTTTGAAATTCTGTTTTTCAAAAAATCTGCTAATATTTCTGCTAACGGTCTGCAAATGTATGACCTTTTTTTTAGAAAACAATGTTTTTAAGAAAAAAAATCCCTATAATTTAAGCATCTTGACATCTTCTTTTCTCCCAGCTTGATACATTTAGTCACCTACAGCTTAAATTAAAAAGGGAACGGATAGAAAATAACAATAATTTTATAGTTGAACAGGTTGTTTTTTATTCTCCTGAATTTCTTCAACAAAAAATCGTAAGTCTTTTAAAGTAAAAATATTGGATAACTTATAACCATTTACTATTATGGATGGGGTACCTTTTACCCCATTTTCATCACACCACTTTTTTTGAGAGGCAATCATATTCATAATTGTTTCTTTACTTACGTTTTTAGATACAGGGAACTTTTTATAAAAATCATATAGTTCAACTTCCCGTACCTGGTTATAAATAAATGAAATCGCATTTAAAAACTCCTGCCTTCCCTCAGCTAGATATATTTTAATTAAATGTTCAACTATAATAAAATCTTTGGTTTTATGATTTTCGGTCAATAATCCAAAAACAATTTTTATTTTTAAATTTGGTAAAATAGAACCTCCCAATTCCAATATATGTTTCAATTCATTGTGAACTTTTTTACATGTTTTACATAAAGGGTTAGTTACTAAAACAAGAATATTCGAATCACCTTCATTATGAACAATTGGCCCTAAAAATTCAAGTTCAGGAAAAGGGATTTCTTTTTTAAGGACATCAAAAATATTCGCCACATATTTGAAATCATACAATGCTCTTTGATATGATTTGCCAATAGAATAAAACGAAAAAAACGGTTTTATTAATAACCACAAGCTAAATGGTAGAATAAAAAGTATAACGGTAGAGATAAAAGGGATAAATGAGAGGCCCTCAAGATTAACAGATGGATCCCCAAACATAAAAAAACCCATAAATTGAGCCCAAAAAACTACTAATGTTAAAAGGCAAATTGGACACCATT
This sequence is a window from Lewinellaceae bacterium. Protein-coding genes within it:
- the rpmB gene encoding 50S ribosomal protein L28; amino-acid sequence: MSKVCQLTGKRPITGNNVSHSNRKTKRRFLPNIQKKRYFVPETGEWITLKLSAKAMRNINKLGVFAYIKKLERKGVETGVKL
- the ftsY gene encoding signal recognition particle-docking protein FtsY; this encodes MSFLGKFFNKEKKEDLEKGLEKTKTSFLGKLSKAVAGKSTIDVEVLDELENVLITSDVGLETTVKIIERIEERVARDKYLGTSELTEILRDEIVTLLAENNTSDLEDFTLPTTDLPAIILVVGVNGVGKTTTIGKLAHQFKKQGKKVVLGAGDTFRAAAVDQLGIWADRVGCDFYSKGMNTDPAAVAYETVQYAITNKCDVAIIDTAGRLHTKINLMKELTKIRNSVSKRMETAPHEVLLVLDATTGQNAIEQATHFTTATDVTALALTKLDGTAKGGVAIGISDTFKIPIKYIGIGEGIEQLQVFNKRTFVDSLFS
- a CDS encoding DUF4295 family protein, coding for MAKVSKNARVADRKANANSGRDFVKVVKSVKDEKTGKYSYKEVMVHKDEVKDFLTKK
- the rpmG gene encoding 50S ribosomal protein L33 encodes the protein MAKKSKGNRQQIILECTEHKTSGMPGTSRYVTQKNRKNTPDRMELKKFNAILKRVTVHREIK